From Chitinispirillales bacterium ANBcel5, one genomic window encodes:
- a CDS encoding FAD-dependent oxidoreductase, translating into MLLPARKAVVAESCDVLVVGGGPAGIGAALGAAKLGAQVVLAERYGFLGGSATAALVMPLMSIFTQHPKKQHAGDISMFPTDHGWGEPVIAGAVRELIERLVKAGGALPPTYKTGYVVPFDHEVFKFVAMEMVDEAGVHVLYHSFASECIMRKKEPGVVFETKSGPVVINAKMIVDCTGDGDVATSAGGHYDVGRDTDGLVQPMTLYFRLTNFEKVAFENYARMHPDQWKGVHGLWDLVKQAALDGELDLPREDILLFGSPHPGEVSVNSTRVIRVLGTDIWDITYAEWESRRQMKHLEEFFKRYVPGFNKSYVIQSGIQIGIRETRRIKGDYCLNAQDVMEARRFDDVIARCIYPIDIHNPTGRGTVIKRVSPGEAYDIPLRCCIPKDLDNILVAGRCISGTHEAHSSYRVMPVSMSTGQGAGVCAALAARANVHSRDVAIEDVQRELKKQGADLG; encoded by the coding sequence ATGCTTCTTCCGGCCAGAAAAGCGGTGGTGGCTGAGAGCTGTGATGTGCTGGTGGTTGGGGGTGGTCCTGCTGGTATTGGAGCCGCACTGGGTGCGGCAAAGCTTGGGGCTCAGGTGGTGTTGGCGGAGCGGTATGGTTTTTTAGGGGGTAGTGCAACTGCTGCTTTAGTGATGCCTCTTATGTCCATTTTCACCCAACATCCAAAAAAGCAACATGCAGGCGATATAAGCATGTTTCCAACAGATCACGGGTGGGGGGAGCCGGTAATAGCCGGTGCTGTGCGGGAGCTTATTGAACGTTTGGTAAAAGCAGGTGGGGCGCTTCCCCCTACATACAAAACAGGATATGTGGTTCCCTTCGACCATGAAGTGTTTAAATTTGTTGCCATGGAGATGGTTGATGAAGCCGGGGTTCATGTGCTTTACCACTCCTTTGCAAGTGAATGTATCATGAGGAAAAAGGAACCAGGGGTGGTGTTTGAAACCAAATCGGGGCCTGTGGTGATTAATGCCAAGATGATTGTGGATTGTACAGGTGATGGAGACGTTGCCACCAGTGCGGGTGGCCACTATGATGTGGGACGAGACACCGATGGTCTTGTGCAGCCAATGACCCTGTATTTCAGACTAACTAACTTCGAAAAGGTAGCATTTGAAAACTATGCCAGGATGCATCCCGATCAGTGGAAAGGGGTTCATGGGTTGTGGGATCTTGTGAAACAGGCCGCTCTGGATGGTGAACTTGATCTTCCCCGTGAAGATATTCTTCTGTTTGGCTCACCGCACCCGGGAGAAGTAAGCGTAAACAGCACGCGTGTTATACGAGTTTTGGGAACCGACATCTGGGATATTACCTATGCCGAGTGGGAAAGCAGAAGGCAAATGAAACACCTCGAAGAGTTTTTTAAACGATATGTGCCCGGGTTTAATAAAAGCTATGTTATCCAAAGTGGTATTCAGATAGGGATAAGAGAAACAAGAAGAATTAAGGGGGATTATTGTCTGAATGCACAGGATGTTATGGAAGCCAGGAGATTTGATGATGTAATTGCACGGTGTATCTACCCCATAGATATTCATAACCCAACGGGGCGGGGAACTGTAATTAAAAGGGTTTCACCCGGGGAGGCATACGATATTCCTCTGCGATGCTGTATTCCTAAAGACCTTGACAACATACTGGTGGCGGGACGCTGTATTTCCGGTACACATGAAGCACACTCTTCTTACCGGGTTATGCCTGTATCGATGTCCACTGGTCAGGGCGCCGGAGTGTG